One segment of Streptomyces sp. XD-27 DNA contains the following:
- the rpe gene encoding ribulose-phosphate 3-epimerase — MAVQINPSILSADFSRLAEEAAAVEGADWLHVDVMDNHFVPNLTLGMPIVESLSRATGTPLDLHLMIEEPDRWAPGYVEAGAGSVTFHAEAAAAPVRLAREIRAKGARASMALKPATPIEPYEDLLPELDMLLVMTVEPGFGGQAFLDIMLPKIRRTRELINKHGLEMWLQVDGGVSAETIERCAEAGADVFVAGSAVYGAQDPAAAVRALRAQAETATASAAWACGH, encoded by the coding sequence ATGGCCGTTCAGATCAATCCCAGTATCCTCTCAGCCGATTTCTCGCGCCTGGCGGAGGAAGCCGCAGCCGTCGAGGGCGCCGACTGGCTGCACGTCGACGTGATGGACAACCACTTCGTCCCGAACCTCACGCTCGGCATGCCCATCGTGGAGTCGCTGAGCCGGGCCACCGGCACCCCGCTCGACCTGCACCTGATGATCGAGGAGCCGGACCGCTGGGCACCGGGATACGTCGAGGCCGGGGCGGGCTCGGTCACCTTCCACGCGGAGGCCGCGGCCGCCCCCGTACGGCTGGCGCGGGAGATCCGGGCCAAGGGCGCGCGGGCCTCGATGGCGCTCAAGCCCGCCACCCCCATCGAGCCCTACGAGGACCTGCTGCCCGAGCTGGACATGCTGCTGGTGATGACCGTCGAGCCCGGTTTCGGAGGCCAGGCGTTCCTCGACATCATGCTGCCGAAGATCCGCCGTACGCGTGAGTTGATCAACAAGCACGGCCTGGAGATGTGGCTCCAGGTCGACGGCGGGGTGTCCGCCGAGACCATCGAGCGGTGCGCCGAGGCCGGTGCCGACGTCTTCGTCGCCGGGTCCGCGGTGTACGGGGCGCAGGACCCGGCCGCGGCGGTGCGGGCCCTGCGCGCCCAGGCCGAGACGGCGACGGCCTCCGCCGCCTGGGCATGCGGCCATTGA
- a CDS encoding MMPL family transporter: protein MTRARRRERVTMAEDGSEPGSGKAGPGKPGPAEGIPAKAGSRGVARLVCGRRTKWLTVLLWLVVIAALSPLSAKLMDAQDNDAESWLPGSAESTRVLELSKDFRARSIPAVVIYAREGGLTAADRARIAEDAAELRALRAHGTRGEETRGPVLDRAGSPRAAQIWVPVTMDERGWERIDDAVESMRDITGRGGGGLSVHITGPGGTSADFATAFEGIDSTLLIAALTVVIVALLITYRSPTLLLVPLVAVYGALLAAQAIIYLLAEHGGLTVNAQSAGILTVLVFGAGTDYALLLVARYREELRRHHDRHEAMALALHRAGPAVLASGSTVVISMLVLLIAEMNSTSGLGPVAGIGVAVALLALLTLFPALLVIFGRWIFWPAIPHEGSPEPTERGVWARTGRRIAGRPRAVWLVTAVVLAGLSLGILGLRAAGISNADAFTETQDSITGQEVSARYFPAGAGDPLVVLADADRAAAVARTVNTTPGVVEGSVIRPPATAPERDGRVLFEATLTDPADSSDAKNTVERVRDAVHGIPGADAMVGGGTAAILDADTASTRDNQVVMPLVLLVVLLILAVLLRALVAPLVLIATVVLSYASALGISALAFRYGFDFEGEETAFPLFAFVFLVALGIDYNIFLSTRVREEALRQGTRPGTVTALAATGAVITSAGLVLAGTFAALGTLPITGFAEIGFAVAVGVLLDTFVVRSVLVTALFLDIGPRMWWPHRLAREDGTRERRE, encoded by the coding sequence ATGACGCGCGCCCGCCGGCGCGAGAGGGTGACCATGGCGGAGGACGGATCGGAGCCCGGGTCCGGTAAGGCCGGGCCGGGGAAGCCCGGACCGGCGGAGGGGATACCGGCGAAGGCCGGATCGCGCGGCGTGGCCCGGCTGGTCTGCGGCCGCCGCACGAAGTGGCTGACCGTGCTGCTCTGGCTGGTCGTGATCGCGGCGCTGTCACCGCTGTCCGCCAAGCTCATGGACGCCCAGGACAACGACGCCGAGTCCTGGCTTCCGGGCAGCGCCGAGTCCACGCGCGTGCTGGAGCTGTCCAAGGACTTCCGGGCCCGGTCCATCCCGGCCGTGGTGATCTACGCGCGCGAGGGCGGGCTCACCGCCGCGGACCGGGCGCGGATCGCCGAGGACGCCGCCGAGCTGCGGGCGCTGCGCGCCCATGGCACCCGGGGCGAGGAGACCCGCGGCCCGGTCCTCGACCGCGCGGGGTCGCCGCGCGCCGCGCAGATCTGGGTGCCGGTCACCATGGACGAGCGGGGCTGGGAGCGCATCGACGACGCCGTCGAGTCGATGCGCGACATCACCGGCCGCGGCGGGGGCGGGCTGTCGGTGCACATCACCGGACCGGGCGGCACCTCCGCCGACTTCGCCACCGCCTTCGAGGGCATCGACTCCACACTGCTGATCGCGGCGCTGACGGTGGTGATCGTGGCGCTGCTGATCACCTATCGCAGCCCCACGCTGCTGCTGGTGCCCCTGGTGGCCGTCTACGGGGCGCTGCTGGCCGCCCAGGCGATCATCTACCTGCTGGCCGAGCACGGCGGGCTGACCGTCAACGCGCAGAGCGCCGGCATCCTCACGGTCCTCGTCTTCGGGGCGGGCACCGACTACGCGCTGCTGCTGGTCGCCCGCTACCGGGAGGAGCTGCGCCGCCACCACGACCGCCACGAGGCGATGGCGCTGGCCCTGCACCGCGCGGGCCCGGCGGTCCTCGCCAGCGGATCGACGGTGGTCATCAGCATGCTCGTGCTGCTGATCGCCGAGATGAACTCGACCAGCGGCCTCGGCCCGGTGGCCGGGATCGGCGTGGCCGTCGCGCTGCTGGCCTTGCTGACGCTCTTCCCCGCCCTGCTGGTGATCTTCGGCCGGTGGATCTTCTGGCCGGCCATCCCGCACGAGGGCTCGCCGGAGCCGACCGAGCGGGGCGTATGGGCCCGGACGGGTCGGCGGATCGCCGGGCGGCCGCGCGCCGTGTGGCTGGTGACGGCCGTCGTCCTGGCCGGGCTGTCGTTGGGCATCCTCGGGCTGCGCGCCGCGGGGATCAGCAACGCCGACGCGTTCACCGAGACCCAGGACTCGATCACCGGGCAGGAGGTATCGGCCCGCTACTTCCCGGCGGGCGCCGGCGACCCCCTGGTGGTGCTCGCCGACGCCGACCGGGCGGCGGCCGTGGCGCGGACGGTGAACACCACGCCGGGGGTCGTGGAGGGCTCGGTGATCCGGCCACCGGCCACCGCGCCGGAGCGGGACGGCCGGGTGCTGTTCGAGGCGACGCTGACGGACCCCGCCGACAGCTCGGACGCCAAGAACACCGTCGAACGGGTACGGGACGCGGTGCACGGCATCCCGGGCGCCGACGCGATGGTGGGCGGGGGCACGGCGGCGATCCTCGACGCCGACACCGCCTCGACCCGCGACAACCAGGTCGTCATGCCCCTGGTGCTGCTGGTGGTGCTGCTGATCCTCGCGGTGCTGCTGCGGGCGCTGGTGGCGCCGCTGGTGCTGATCGCCACGGTGGTGCTGTCGTACGCCTCCGCGCTGGGCATCAGCGCCCTCGCCTTCCGCTACGGCTTCGACTTCGAGGGGGAGGAGACCGCCTTCCCGCTGTTCGCGTTCGTCTTCCTGGTCGCGCTGGGCATCGACTACAACATCTTCCTGTCCACGCGGGTCCGCGAGGAGGCCCTGAGGCAGGGGACGCGCCCCGGCACGGTCACCGCCCTCGCCGCCACCGGAGCCGTCATCACCTCGGCCGGACTGGTCCTGGCCGGCACGTTCGCGGCGCTGGGCACGCTGCCCATCACCGGCTTCGCCGAGATCGGGTTCGCGGTGGCCGTCGGCGTGCTGCTGGACACCTTCGTCGTACGGTCGGTGCTGGTCACCGCGCTGTTCCTGGACATCGGACCACGCATGTGGTGGCCGCACCGGCTGGCCCGCGAGGACGGCACGCGGGAGCGGCGGGAGTAG
- the metK gene encoding methionine adenosyltransferase produces MSRRLFTSESVTEGHPDKIADQISDTILDALLKEDPTSRVAVETLITTGLVHVAGEVTTKAYAPIATLVRNKILEIGYDSSKKGFDGASCGVSVSIGSQSPDIAQGVDTAYENRVEGDDDELDRQGAGDQGLMFGYACDETPELMPLPINLAHRLSRRLSEVRKNGTIPYLRPDGKTQVTIEYDGNKAVRLDTVVVSSQHASDIDLDSLLAPDIREFVVEHVLKELVEDGIKLETEGYRLLVNPTGRFEIGGPMGDAGLTGRKIIIDTYGGMSRHGGGAFSGKDPSKVDRSAAYAMRWVAKNVVAAGLASRCEVQVAYAIGKAEPVGLFVETFGTATVDAEKIEQAISEVFDLRPAAIIRDLDLLRPIYAQTAAYGHFGRELPDFTWERTDRVEALRKAAGL; encoded by the coding sequence GTGTCCCGCCGCCTGTTCACCTCGGAGTCTGTGACCGAGGGCCACCCTGACAAGATCGCTGACCAGATCAGCGACACCATTCTCGACGCCCTCCTGAAGGAGGACCCGACCTCCCGGGTCGCCGTCGAGACGCTCATCACCACCGGCCTGGTGCACGTGGCCGGTGAGGTGACGACCAAGGCGTACGCGCCGATCGCCACACTGGTGCGCAACAAGATCCTCGAGATCGGCTACGACTCGTCGAAGAAGGGCTTCGACGGCGCTTCCTGTGGCGTGTCGGTGTCCATCGGGTCTCAGTCCCCGGACATCGCGCAGGGTGTCGACACGGCGTACGAGAACCGCGTCGAGGGCGACGACGACGAGCTGGACCGCCAGGGCGCCGGCGACCAGGGCCTGATGTTCGGCTACGCGTGCGACGAGACGCCCGAGCTGATGCCGCTCCCGATCAACCTGGCGCACCGGCTCTCCCGCCGCCTGTCGGAGGTCCGCAAGAACGGGACCATCCCCTACCTCCGCCCCGACGGCAAGACCCAGGTCACCATCGAGTACGACGGCAACAAGGCCGTCCGCCTCGACACCGTCGTGGTCTCCTCCCAGCACGCGTCCGACATCGACCTGGACTCGCTGCTGGCCCCGGACATCCGCGAGTTCGTCGTCGAGCACGTGCTCAAGGAGCTGGTCGAGGACGGCATCAAGCTGGAGACCGAGGGCTACCGCCTCCTGGTGAACCCGACCGGCCGCTTCGAGATCGGCGGCCCGATGGGCGACGCGGGCCTGACCGGCCGCAAGATCATCATCGACACCTACGGCGGCATGTCCCGCCACGGCGGCGGCGCCTTCTCCGGCAAGGACCCGTCCAAGGTCGACCGCTCCGCCGCGTACGCGATGCGCTGGGTCGCCAAGAACGTCGTCGCCGCGGGCCTCGCCTCCCGCTGCGAGGTCCAGGTCGCCTACGCGATCGGCAAGGCCGAGCCCGTCGGCCTCTTCGTGGAGACCTTCGGCACCGCCACGGTCGACGCGGAGAAGATCGAGCAGGCCATCTCCGAGGTCTTCGACCTCCGCCCGGCCGCGATCATCCGCGACCTCGACCTGCTCCGCCCGATCTATGCCCAGACCGCGGCGTACGGCCACTTCGGCCGCGAGCTTCCGGACTTCACCTGGGAGCGCACGGACCGCGTCGAGGCGCTGCGCAAGGCCGCCGGCCTGTAA
- the gmk gene encoding guanylate kinase gives MSTTVSRGTATPVPPARRPRLTVLSGPSGVGKSTVVAHLRKAHPEVWLSVSATTRKPRPGERDGVQYHFVDDEVFDKLIANGELLEWAEFAGNRYGTPREAVQQRLEKGEPVLLEIDLQGARQVRASMPEAQLVFLAPPSWEELVRRLTGRGTESPDVIERRLAAAKIELAAEPEFDETLVNTSVEDVAAELLALMGIA, from the coding sequence ATGAGTACTACGGTCTCCCGGGGGACGGCCACCCCCGTCCCTCCGGCCAGACGCCCGCGGCTGACCGTGCTCTCCGGCCCCTCCGGGGTCGGCAAGAGCACGGTCGTCGCGCATCTGCGCAAGGCACACCCCGAGGTCTGGCTCTCGGTCTCCGCCACCACCCGCAAGCCGCGACCCGGCGAGCGGGACGGCGTCCAGTACCACTTCGTCGACGACGAGGTCTTCGACAAGCTCATCGCCAACGGCGAGCTGCTGGAGTGGGCCGAGTTCGCGGGCAACCGCTACGGCACCCCGCGGGAGGCGGTCCAGCAGCGGCTGGAGAAGGGCGAGCCGGTCCTGCTGGAGATCGACCTGCAGGGCGCCCGGCAGGTCCGCGCGTCCATGCCGGAGGCGCAGCTGGTCTTCCTCGCCCCGCCCAGCTGGGAGGAGCTGGTCCGCCGGCTCACCGGCCGGGGGACCGAGTCGCCCGACGTCATCGAGCGGCGGTTGGCGGCCGCGAAGATCGAACTGGCCGCGGAGCCGGAGTTCGATGAGACTCTGGTCAACACCTCCGTCGAGGACGTAGCAGCCGAGCTGCTAGCCTTGATGGGAATTGCATGA
- the fmt gene encoding methionyl-tRNA formyltransferase produces MRLVFAGTPEVAVPALDALLASDRHEVVAVVTRPDAPAGRGRRLVASPVAERAEEAGIEVLKPVRPRDEDFLARLREIAPDCCPVVAYGALLPKAALEIPARGWVNLHFSLLPAWRGAAPVQHAVLAGDEMTGASTFLIEEGLDSGPVYGVLTEAVRPTDTSGDLLTRLAFAGAGLLAATMDGIEDGTLEAVPQPAEGVSLAPKLTVADAEIDWTAPALRVDRVVRGCAPAPGAWTLFRGERLKVMSVALVTDRSDLGAGEIATTKNAVYVGTGSHAVELLWVQPQGKKPMRAADWARGVRIAAGERVGG; encoded by the coding sequence ATGAGGCTCGTCTTCGCCGGTACCCCCGAAGTCGCCGTACCCGCCCTGGACGCCCTGCTCGCGTCGGACCGGCACGAGGTCGTGGCCGTGGTCACGCGCCCCGACGCCCCCGCCGGGCGCGGCCGTCGCCTGGTGGCCAGCCCGGTCGCCGAGCGCGCGGAGGAGGCCGGTATCGAGGTGCTCAAGCCGGTGCGACCGCGCGACGAGGACTTCCTGGCCAGGCTGCGGGAGATCGCCCCTGACTGCTGCCCGGTCGTCGCCTACGGCGCGCTGCTGCCCAAGGCCGCGCTGGAGATCCCGGCCCGCGGCTGGGTGAACCTGCACTTCTCGCTGCTGCCCGCGTGGCGGGGCGCGGCGCCCGTCCAGCACGCGGTGCTCGCGGGCGACGAGATGACCGGCGCCTCCACGTTCCTCATCGAGGAGGGCCTGGACTCCGGGCCGGTGTACGGCGTGCTCACCGAGGCGGTCCGGCCCACCGACACCAGCGGGGACCTGCTCACCCGGCTGGCGTTCGCCGGTGCCGGGCTGCTCGCCGCGACGATGGACGGCATCGAGGACGGCACGCTGGAGGCCGTACCGCAGCCCGCGGAGGGCGTCTCGCTGGCGCCGAAGCTCACCGTGGCGGACGCGGAGATCGACTGGACCGCGCCCGCGCTGCGCGTGGACCGCGTGGTACGGGGCTGCGCGCCCGCGCCGGGCGCCTGGACGCTGTTCCGCGGGGAGCGGCTGAAGGTCATGTCGGTGGCGCTGGTGACGGACCGTTCGGATCTGGGTGCCGGGGAGATCGCCACGACGAAGAACGCGGTGTATGTGGGGACCGGCAGCCACGCGGTGGAGCTGCTGTGGGTGCAGCCGCAGGGCAAGAAGCCGATGCGCGCGGCGGATTGGGCGCGCGGGGTGCGGATCGCCGCGGGCGAGCGCGTGGGCGGCTGA
- the coaBC gene encoding bifunctional phosphopantothenoylcysteine decarboxylase/phosphopantothenate--cysteine ligase CoaBC, with the protein MDKPKVVLGVSGGIAAYKACELLRRLTESGHEVRVVPTASALEFVGEPTWAALSGNPASTEVWETVHEVPHVRIGQAADLVVVAPATADLLAKAAHGLADDLLTNTLLTARCPVVFAPAMHTEMWEHPATQENVATLRRRGAVVIEPAVGRLTGADTGKGRLPDPAEIFEVCRRVLARGAEGVVPDLAGRHVVVSAGGTREPLDPVRFLGNRSSGKQGYALARAAVARGARVTLLSANSELPDPAGADVIRVGTAAQLHEAVLKAAADADVVVMAAAVADFRPAVHAAGKIKKQDGQDPEPIALVRNADILAEISAERARPGQIVVGFAAETDDVLANGRAKLARKGCDLLVVNEVGERKTFGAEENEAVVLAADGTETPVPYGPKEALADTVWDLVSARLA; encoded by the coding sequence ATGGACAAGCCGAAGGTCGTCCTGGGGGTCAGCGGCGGCATCGCCGCGTACAAGGCGTGTGAGCTGCTGCGCCGCCTCACCGAGTCCGGACACGAGGTACGGGTCGTCCCGACCGCCTCGGCGCTGGAGTTCGTCGGCGAGCCGACGTGGGCCGCGCTGTCCGGCAACCCGGCGTCCACCGAGGTGTGGGAGACCGTCCACGAGGTCCCGCACGTCCGGATCGGCCAGGCCGCCGACCTCGTGGTCGTCGCGCCCGCCACCGCCGACCTGCTGGCCAAGGCCGCCCACGGCCTCGCCGACGACCTGCTCACCAACACCCTGCTCACCGCGCGCTGCCCGGTGGTCTTCGCGCCCGCCATGCACACCGAGATGTGGGAGCACCCGGCCACCCAGGAGAACGTGGCCACGCTGCGCCGCCGCGGCGCGGTCGTCATCGAGCCCGCCGTCGGCCGGCTCACCGGCGCCGACACCGGCAAGGGGCGGCTGCCCGACCCGGCGGAGATCTTCGAGGTGTGCCGCCGGGTCCTCGCCCGCGGCGCCGAGGGCGTCGTACCGGACCTGGCCGGGCGGCACGTGGTCGTCAGCGCGGGCGGCACCCGCGAGCCGCTGGACCCGGTCCGCTTCCTGGGCAACCGCTCCTCCGGCAAGCAGGGCTACGCGCTCGCCCGCGCCGCCGTCGCGCGCGGCGCCCGCGTGACCCTGCTCTCCGCCAACAGCGAGCTGCCGGACCCGGCGGGCGCCGACGTCATCCGGGTGGGGACGGCCGCGCAGCTGCACGAGGCGGTGCTCAAGGCCGCCGCCGACGCGGACGTGGTGGTGATGGCCGCCGCCGTCGCCGACTTCCGGCCCGCCGTCCACGCCGCCGGAAAGATCAAGAAGCAGGACGGCCAGGACCCCGAACCCATCGCGTTGGTCCGCAATGCGGACATCCTCGCGGAGATCTCCGCCGAGCGCGCCCGCCCCGGTCAGATCGTCGTGGGCTTCGCCGCGGAGACCGACGACGTGCTCGCCAACGGGCGGGCCAAGCTGGCCCGCAAGGGCTGCGACCTGCTGGTGGTCAACGAGGTGGGGGAGCGCAAGACCTTCGGCGCCGAGGAGAACGAGGCGGTCGTGCTGGCCGCCGACGGCACCGAGACGCCCGTGCCGTACGGGCCGAAGGAGGCCCTCGCGGACACCGTGTGGGACCTGGTCAGCGCCCGTCTGGCCTAG
- the rpoZ gene encoding DNA-directed RNA polymerase subunit omega, which translates to MSSSITAPEGIINPPIDELLEATDSKYSLVIYAAKRARQINAYYSQLGEGLLEYVGPLVDTHVHEKPLSISLREINAGLLTSEAVESPAQ; encoded by the coding sequence GTGTCCTCTTCCATCACCGCGCCCGAGGGCATCATCAACCCGCCGATTGATGAGCTGCTTGAAGCGACGGACTCGAAGTACAGCCTCGTGATCTACGCCGCCAAGCGGGCGCGCCAGATCAACGCGTACTACTCGCAGCTCGGCGAGGGCCTGCTGGAGTACGTCGGTCCGCTTGTGGACACCCACGTCCACGAGAAGCCGCTGTCCATCTCGCTGCGCGAGATCAACGCCGGTCTGCTGACCTCCGAGGCCGTGGAGAGCCCGGCTCAGTAA
- a CDS encoding primosomal protein N', with the protein MSRDNEREEPPARAPDGGEQLALIRETVRKAKPPKARPRTWRGAALAARLPVARVLVDKGPVHLDKLWDYAVPAEMDEQAQPGVRIRVRFGAGAGNVRDGRREGGGLLDGYIVERIAESDYQGPLAAIAQVLSPEPVLTPALLGLCRAVADRYAGSLADVLQLAIPPRNAKAEAASSPAPLPPPPHPDPGTWTRYPAGPGFLDALARGGAPRAVWTALPGPHWPRELATAIAATLSAGRGALAVLPDGRSAARVDAALTELLGGERHTLLVAGAGPEERYRRWLAISRGSVRAVVGTRAAMFAPVRDLGLVAIWDDGNSSHSDTNAPQPHARDVLLLRAVHERAGFLAGDLSRTVEAAQLLENGWALPLEADREQIRTAAPVIRTVSESEQARDPHARAARLPTVAWQTLREATLRGPVLVQVPRRGYVPRLACDRCREPARCAHCAGPLEAVDADTLRCGWCGRGEEHWHCAACGGNRLRAQVVGARRTAEELGRAFPSVPVRTSGRDHILDTVPDQPALVVSTPGAEPVAERGYAAALLLDGWALLGRPDLRAGEDALRRWLDAASLVRPQGEGGTVVIMAEPTLRPVQALVRWDPAGHAARELADRAQLGFPPVSRMASLAGPPEAVADLLDTAELPEGVEVLGPVPVPAPGVPGAAGGPGAPGRGRPGPGETWERVLLRVRPGNGAALAAALKNAQAARLIRREGAPVRVRIDPLDLG; encoded by the coding sequence GTGAGCAGGGACAACGAGCGGGAGGAGCCCCCGGCGCGGGCGCCGGACGGGGGCGAGCAGCTCGCGCTCATCCGCGAGACCGTGCGGAAGGCCAAGCCGCCCAAGGCCAGGCCGCGAACCTGGCGAGGGGCCGCGCTCGCCGCCCGGCTGCCGGTGGCGCGGGTGCTCGTGGACAAGGGCCCGGTCCACCTGGACAAGCTCTGGGACTACGCGGTGCCCGCCGAGATGGACGAGCAGGCCCAGCCCGGGGTACGGATCCGGGTGCGGTTCGGGGCCGGTGCCGGGAACGTGCGTGACGGACGCCGGGAAGGCGGCGGGCTGCTCGACGGGTACATCGTCGAGCGGATCGCCGAGTCCGACTACCAGGGGCCGCTGGCCGCCATCGCCCAGGTGCTGTCGCCCGAACCCGTCCTCACCCCCGCGCTGCTCGGCCTGTGCCGGGCCGTCGCCGACCGGTACGCCGGATCCCTCGCCGACGTGCTGCAACTGGCCATACCGCCCCGGAACGCCAAGGCCGAGGCCGCGTCCTCGCCCGCCCCGTTGCCCCCGCCGCCGCACCCCGACCCCGGCACCTGGACGCGCTATCCCGCCGGTCCCGGATTCCTCGACGCCCTCGCCCGGGGCGGTGCGCCGCGCGCCGTATGGACCGCGCTCCCCGGTCCGCACTGGCCCCGGGAACTGGCCACCGCGATCGCCGCGACCCTGTCCGCCGGGCGCGGCGCGCTGGCGGTGCTGCCCGACGGGCGGTCTGCCGCCCGGGTCGACGCGGCGCTGACCGAACTGCTCGGCGGCGAGCGGCACACCCTGCTCGTCGCCGGGGCCGGTCCCGAGGAGCGCTACCGGCGCTGGCTCGCCATCAGCCGCGGCTCCGTACGGGCCGTGGTCGGCACCCGCGCCGCGATGTTCGCCCCCGTACGGGACCTCGGCCTGGTCGCCATCTGGGACGACGGCAACTCCAGCCACAGCGACACCAACGCCCCTCAGCCGCACGCCCGGGACGTGCTCCTGCTGCGCGCCGTGCACGAACGGGCCGGTTTCCTCGCGGGCGACCTCAGCCGCACCGTGGAGGCCGCGCAGCTGCTGGAGAACGGGTGGGCGCTCCCGCTGGAAGCCGACCGCGAGCAGATCCGGACGGCCGCGCCGGTGATCCGCACGGTCTCCGAGAGCGAACAGGCCCGCGACCCGCACGCCCGCGCGGCCCGGCTGCCCACCGTCGCCTGGCAGACGCTGCGCGAGGCGACGCTCCGCGGCCCAGTCCTCGTCCAGGTGCCGCGCCGCGGGTACGTCCCCAGGCTGGCCTGCGACCGCTGCCGCGAACCCGCGCGCTGTGCCCACTGCGCCGGGCCGCTGGAGGCCGTCGACGCCGACACCCTGCGCTGCGGCTGGTGCGGGCGCGGCGAGGAGCACTGGCACTGCGCCGCGTGCGGCGGAAACCGGCTGCGAGCCCAGGTCGTGGGCGCCCGGCGCACCGCGGAGGAGCTCGGCCGGGCGTTCCCCAGCGTGCCGGTCCGCACCTCCGGCCGCGACCACATCCTGGACACCGTGCCCGACCAGCCCGCCCTCGTCGTCAGCACCCCCGGCGCCGAACCGGTCGCCGAGCGCGGATACGCCGCCGCGCTGCTGCTCGACGGCTGGGCCCTGCTCGGCCGCCCCGACCTACGCGCGGGAGAGGACGCGCTGCGCCGCTGGCTGGACGCCGCGTCACTGGTCCGCCCGCAGGGCGAGGGCGGCACGGTGGTGATCATGGCCGAGCCGACGCTGCGACCGGTGCAGGCGCTGGTGCGCTGGGACCCGGCCGGACACGCCGCCCGGGAGCTGGCCGACCGCGCCCAGCTGGGCTTTCCGCCCGTCTCCCGGATGGCGTCCCTCGCCGGACCGCCGGAGGCCGTCGCGGACCTGCTGGATACGGCGGAGCTGCCGGAGGGCGTCGAGGTCCTGGGCCCGGTGCCGGTCCCGGCCCCCGGAGTCCCCGGGGCCGCCGGGGGGCCCGGTGCTCCCGGGCGAGGGCGCCCCGGGCCGGGGGAGACATGGGAGCGCGTGCTGCTGCGCGTACGCCCCGGGAACGGCGCCGCCCTCGCGGCCGCGCTGAAGAACGCTCAGGCGGCCCGGCTGATCCGCCGTGAGGGCGCGCCCGTACGGGTACGGATCGATCCGCTGGACCTCGGCTGA
- a CDS encoding RsmB/NOP family class I SAM-dependent RNA methyltransferase — protein sequence MSQPPPRHRPSKPYRRPKKDPVRILAFDALRAVDERDAYANLVLPPLLRKAREERGEGGFDARDAALATELVYGTLRRQGTYDAIIAACVDRPLREVDPPVLDVLGLGAHQLLGTRIPSHAAVSATVELARVVLGDGRAKFVNAVLRKIAADDLDGWLERVAPDYDDDPEDHLGVVHSHPRWIVSALWDALGGGRAGIEDLLEADNERPEVTLVARPGRADAAELLEALGERGEPGRWSPYAVRLAEGGEPGALDAVREGRVGVQDEGSQLVAIALANAPVDGPDARWLDGCAGPGGKAALLAALAAERGAALVASEKQPHRARLVARALAGNPGPYQVIAADGTRPAWRPGSFDRVLVDVPCSGLGALRRRPEARWRRRPEDLDGFAPLQRGLLREALNAVRVGGVVGYATCSPHLAETRVVVEDVLKGRGGAAAAAEWIDARPLMPGVPALGDGPDVQLWPHLHGTDAMYLALLRRTG from the coding sequence GTGAGTCAGCCGCCGCCGCGCCACCGCCCCAGCAAGCCCTACCGCAGGCCCAAGAAGGATCCCGTCCGCATCCTCGCCTTCGACGCGCTGCGGGCCGTCGACGAGCGCGACGCGTACGCGAACCTCGTCCTGCCGCCGCTGCTCCGCAAGGCCAGGGAGGAACGGGGAGAAGGCGGCTTCGACGCGCGGGACGCGGCGCTGGCCACCGAGCTGGTCTACGGCACGCTGCGCCGCCAGGGCACGTACGACGCGATCATCGCCGCGTGCGTGGACCGGCCGCTGCGCGAGGTCGATCCGCCGGTGCTCGACGTGCTGGGCCTGGGCGCGCACCAGCTGCTGGGGACGCGGATCCCCTCGCACGCCGCCGTGAGCGCCACCGTGGAGCTGGCGCGGGTGGTGCTGGGCGACGGGCGGGCCAAGTTCGTCAACGCGGTGCTGCGGAAGATCGCCGCCGATGACCTCGACGGCTGGCTGGAGCGGGTCGCGCCGGACTACGACGACGATCCCGAGGACCATCTGGGGGTCGTGCACTCCCATCCCCGCTGGATCGTCTCCGCGCTGTGGGACGCGCTGGGCGGCGGCCGCGCCGGGATCGAGGACCTGCTCGAAGCCGACAACGAACGGCCGGAGGTGACCCTGGTCGCGCGCCCCGGGCGGGCGGACGCGGCGGAGCTGCTGGAGGCGCTCGGCGAGCGCGGCGAGCCGGGGCGCTGGTCGCCGTACGCCGTACGGCTCGCCGAGGGCGGCGAGCCCGGCGCGCTGGACGCGGTGCGCGAAGGGCGGGTCGGGGTGCAGGACGAGGGCAGTCAGCTGGTGGCGATCGCGCTGGCGAACGCGCCGGTGGACGGCCCCGACGCCCGCTGGCTGGACGGCTGCGCCGGGCCTGGCGGCAAGGCCGCCCTGCTCGCGGCGCTGGCCGCCGAGCGCGGCGCGGCACTGGTCGCCTCCGAGAAGCAGCCGCACCGGGCCCGGCTCGTCGCCCGCGCGCTGGCCGGCAACCCCGGCCCGTACCAGGTGATCGCCGCGGACGGGACCCGGCCCGCGTGGCGGCCCGGCTCCTTCGACCGGGTGCTGGTCGACGTGCCGTGCTCCGGCCTGGGCGCGCTGCGGCGGCGGCCGGAGGCCCGCTGGCGGCGGCGGCCGGAGGACCTGGACGGCTTCGCCCCGCTCCAGCGCGGGCTGCTGCGGGAGGCGCTGAACGCCGTGCGGGTGGGCGGCGTGGTCGGGTACGCCACCTGCTCGCCGCATCTCGCGGAGACGCGGGTGGTGGTGGAGGACGTGCTCAAGGGACGCGGTGGAGCGGCCGCCGCGGCGGAGTGGATCGACGCCCGGCCGCTGATGCCCGGCGTCCCCGCGCTCGGCGACGGCCCGGACGTCCAGCTGTGGCCGCATCTGCACGGCACGGACGCGATGTACCTGGCGCTGCTGCGTCGTACAGGCTGA